A stretch of the Microtus ochrogaster isolate Prairie Vole_2 linkage group LG2, MicOch1.0, whole genome shotgun sequence genome encodes the following:
- the Khdc1l gene encoding putative KHDC1-like protein, with amino-acid sequence MRIDGVDDPNAWWRCPENFDSPLVLFIDWDKENWIFGQRDLYLRRIEEHTNTFIQLEQWFTASGQTRVTVVGPPRVKQWLEDMFRGMNSENLYLHLLGLSMLRHVQERPLTSADLEDYFRRQS; translated from the exons ATGAGAATCGATGGTGTTGACGACCCAAATGCCTGGTGGAGATGTCCTGAGAACTTCGATTCCCCACTTGTTCTGTTCATAGATTGGGACAAGGAGAACTGGATATTCG GCCAAAGAGACTTATACCTCAGGCGCATCGAGGAACACACCAACACCTTTATTCAACTGGAGCAGTGGTTTACAGCCTCGGGCCAGACTCGAGTCACTGTGGTTGGGCCACCCCGAGTCAAGCAGTGGTTGGAGGATATGTTTCGAGGCATGAATAGCGAGAACCTTTACCTCCATCTGCTAG GCCTTAGTATGTTGCGGCACGTCCAGGAACGGCCCCTGACCAGTGCTGACTTGGAGGACTATTTCAGGAGGCAGTCGTAA